Proteins encoded by one window of uncultured Sunxiuqinia sp.:
- a CDS encoding prephenate dehydrogenase: MNITVIGLGLIGGSMAKDLRKSGFATSIIGVDSNSKHAEKAKEIGLVDEILTMPKALEKADLVIIAIPVDKIKVVLPQVLDQVSDSTTVTDMGSTKKELCRVVENHQKRRNYVAAHPMSGTENSGPEAALEGLFNNKITIICDHEKSGPQHLALMEKMFQTLGMDIAYMSADEQDHSTAFISHLPHAAAYALANAVQDKEKRSIIFDLASGGFRSTVRLAKSTPSMWGPIFQQNKGYVIESLEVYIKHLNEFKDSIEQDEDRMYKLMKNANNIRSILGGDSPSLIKNEEKIIKFYTK; the protein is encoded by the coding sequence ATGAATATAACAGTTATTGGGTTGGGATTGATTGGAGGGTCGATGGCTAAAGACCTGCGAAAAAGTGGTTTTGCCACCTCAATTATTGGCGTAGACTCGAACAGTAAACATGCTGAGAAAGCCAAGGAAATTGGTCTGGTCGATGAAATTCTGACAATGCCTAAGGCTCTTGAAAAAGCTGATCTGGTTATCATTGCCATCCCGGTTGATAAAATAAAGGTTGTGCTTCCTCAAGTACTGGATCAGGTTTCCGATAGCACAACTGTAACCGACATGGGCTCTACAAAAAAAGAATTGTGCCGCGTGGTAGAGAACCATCAAAAACGTAGAAACTACGTGGCAGCCCACCCCATGTCGGGAACTGAAAACTCCGGCCCTGAAGCTGCATTGGAAGGTCTCTTCAATAACAAAATTACGATTATCTGCGATCATGAAAAAAGCGGACCACAGCACCTGGCACTAATGGAGAAGATGTTTCAGACGTTGGGAATGGACATCGCATACATGTCGGCTGACGAACAAGACCACAGCACCGCATTTATTTCGCACCTACCACATGCTGCCGCTTACGCACTAGCTAACGCTGTCCAGGACAAGGAAAAGAGATCGATCATATTTGATTTGGCAAGTGGTGGTTTCCGCTCTACTGTTCGACTGGCAAAAAGTACTCCATCTATGTGGGGACCAATCTTTCAGCAAAATAAAGGTTACGTTATTGAATCGCTTGAAGTCTACATTAAGCACCTGAACGAATTTAAAGACAGTATTGAACAAGACGAAGACAGAATGTACAAGCTAATGAAAAATGCCAACAACATTCGCTCGATATTGGGTGGAGACAGCCCTTCATTAATAAAAAACGAAGAGAAGATTATTAAATTTTACACAAAATAA